Proteins encoded together in one Nitrospirae bacterium YQR-1 window:
- a CDS encoding acyl-CoA thioesterase has product MSNRRGKAYFETSPAAPPPLTVETQRVARFEEVDSLHVVWHGRYPSYFEDGRAAFGGKYSFGYMDMYNAGFLAPIYQLHFDYHTPIVFPEEFRIITRAIWSDAARLNFEYELRGPAERLIATGYSVQLLTDLNFNLLVLIPQYLERFRNLWKEGKLHG; this is encoded by the coding sequence ATGAGCAACCGCAGGGGCAAGGCATACTTTGAAACATCCCCTGCCGCCCCGCCGCCTCTGACTGTAGAAACTCAACGTGTGGCACGTTTTGAAGAGGTTGACTCCTTGCATGTCGTATGGCATGGCCGTTATCCCAGTTATTTTGAAGACGGCAGAGCCGCTTTCGGCGGAAAATATTCCTTTGGATACATGGATATGTATAACGCAGGCTTTCTGGCGCCAATCTATCAATTACATTTTGATTATCACACGCCGATTGTCTTTCCTGAGGAGTTTAGAATAATCACCAGGGCAATCTGGTCAGATGCGGCACGGTTGAATTTTGAATATGAACTCAGAGGGCCGGCGGAAAGATTAATTGCTACAGGATACTCCGTACAGCTTCTGACTGACCTTAACTTCAATCTCCTTGTGTTAATACCTCAGTATCTGGAGAGGTTTCGCAATTTATGGAAAGAGGGTAAGCTTCATGGCTAA
- a CDS encoding AMP-binding protein, with amino-acid sequence MNNKHLMPVLPQCEAEMWRGLAFESPEMIERVQTEIFLKHLKYCALNSPFYRKTFKQHSTQWQSVSSLSEIKNLPFTDKGDLDTCCSEFLSVPPEEIADVCLSSATTSSTPAQLLQTKGDLSRLAYNEEIAFETAGVEKGQTMVVGAALDRCFMAGLAYFLGAVKLGNRVIRSGASSPAQLWELIKLTRPQTVVGVPSLLRRCALEAERNGGQPRSAGVKRIIGIGESIRNSALEPLPHIVELEALCSARVLSTYASTEMATSFCECQEQKGGHIIPELIVVEIVDKDGNVLPPGRTGEIVATPLGVEGMPLLRYKTGDISFLISEKCGCGRNTMRMAPVLGRKNQMLKFKGTRVYPETFLHAVQSVEAVAGGFVEAHLNDDGTDHVILCVALHQKLTDMRIIREKVQAVARVTPEIKILTTEEFEARTTVPGKRKRILFFDLRSNAT; translated from the coding sequence ATGAATAACAAGCATCTTATGCCGGTACTGCCCCAATGTGAGGCTGAAATGTGGAGAGGGCTTGCCTTTGAATCACCTGAAATGATTGAGCGGGTACAAACGGAGATTTTTTTAAAGCACCTGAAATATTGCGCTCTTAACTCTCCTTTCTACCGGAAAACGTTTAAACAACACAGTACACAATGGCAATCGGTCAGTTCACTCTCTGAAATAAAAAACCTGCCCTTTACAGATAAGGGCGATTTAGATACCTGTTGCAGTGAGTTTTTATCTGTGCCGCCGGAGGAAATAGCGGATGTATGCCTGAGCTCGGCAACTACCTCCTCAACACCTGCACAGCTGCTTCAGACCAAAGGCGATTTATCCCGTCTGGCGTATAATGAGGAGATTGCATTTGAAACAGCGGGAGTTGAGAAAGGACAGACGATGGTTGTGGGGGCTGCGTTAGACCGTTGTTTTATGGCGGGGCTTGCTTATTTTCTGGGTGCAGTTAAGTTAGGCAACAGAGTAATCCGCTCAGGCGCTTCAAGCCCTGCCCAGCTATGGGAATTGATAAAGCTGACAAGGCCGCAGACAGTGGTAGGGGTGCCGTCGCTGTTAAGACGCTGTGCCCTTGAGGCCGAAAGAAACGGCGGACAGCCCCGCAGTGCCGGTGTGAAACGTATCATTGGAATTGGAGAGTCTATCCGTAACAGTGCTCTTGAGCCCCTACCGCATATAGTTGAGTTAGAGGCATTGTGCAGCGCAAGGGTATTGTCAACCTACGCTTCCACTGAAATGGCCACATCCTTCTGTGAGTGTCAGGAGCAAAAAGGCGGCCATATAATACCGGAGCTGATAGTAGTGGAAATAGTTGACAAGGATGGTAATGTTTTACCTCCCGGGCGGACAGGTGAGATTGTAGCTACTCCATTGGGAGTGGAGGGTATGCCGCTTTTGCGTTATAAGACAGGGGATATATCGTTTTTAATCAGTGAAAAGTGCGGCTGTGGCCGCAATACCATGCGTATGGCACCGGTGTTGGGACGTAAGAACCAAATGCTTAAATTTAAGGGTACGAGAGTCTATCCGGAGACATTTCTCCATGCCGTACAGTCTGTGGAGGCGGTGGCGGGAGGCTTCGTGGAGGCGCATTTAAACGACGACGGAACAGACCATGTCATCTTATGTGTAGCGCTGCATCAGAAGCTCACGGATATGCGTATAATACGTGAAAAAGTACAGGCCGTGGCCAGGGTGACGCCTGAGATTAAGATATTAACCACAGAGGAGTTTGAAGCACGTACCACAGTGCCCGGTAAACGGAAACGCATATTGTTTTTTGACCTCAGGAGCAATGCAACATGA